One window of the Bradyrhizobium sp. NP1 genome contains the following:
- the glpK gene encoding glycerol kinase GlpK — MSFVLAIDQGTTSSRAIIFRSDISIAAVAQAEFPQHFPASGWVEHEPEDIWTSTIATCREALKKAGLSARDVAAIGITNQRETTVVWDRATGQAVHRAIVWQDRRTADICAKLKAGGHEPAITQKTGLIIDPYFSGTKVAWILDHVPGARKRAEAGELLFGTVDCYLLWRLTAGRVHATDATNASRTLLFNIHSGDWDDDLLKLLRVPRSMLPEVKDSSAKFGETTPDLFGGAIAVSGIAGDQQAATIGQACFSPGMIKSTYGTGCFALLNTGSTPVVSNNKLLTTIAYQLAGKRTYALEGSIFVAGSAVQWLRDGLGIIRQAAETGPLADKSDSMQSVYLVPAFVGLGAPYWNPRVRGALFGLTRNTGPAELAHAALESVCYQTSDLWEAMRADWPEAKAANIVLRVDGGMTASDWTMQRLADLLNAPVDRPMIQETTALGAAYLAGLAADVYPEPQKFADNWRLEHRFKPAMSAATRERKLKGWARAVKGVLASDEGEG; from the coding sequence ATGTCCTTCGTTCTCGCCATCGACCAGGGCACCACCTCCTCGCGCGCCATCATCTTCCGCAGCGACATCTCGATCGCGGCGGTGGCGCAGGCCGAATTCCCGCAGCATTTCCCGGCTTCCGGCTGGGTCGAGCACGAGCCGGAGGACATCTGGACCTCGACGATCGCGACCTGCCGCGAGGCGCTGAAGAAGGCCGGCCTCTCGGCCAGGGACGTCGCCGCGATCGGCATCACCAACCAGCGCGAGACCACGGTGGTGTGGGACCGCGCCACCGGGCAGGCGGTGCACCGCGCCATCGTCTGGCAGGACCGCCGCACCGCCGACATCTGCGCCAAGCTGAAGGCCGGCGGCCATGAGCCCGCGATCACGCAGAAGACCGGGCTGATCATCGATCCCTATTTCTCGGGCACCAAGGTGGCGTGGATTCTCGACCACGTGCCGGGCGCGCGCAAGCGCGCGGAAGCCGGCGAGCTCTTGTTCGGCACGGTCGATTGCTACCTGTTGTGGCGGCTCACCGCCGGCCGCGTCCACGCCACCGATGCGACGAATGCCTCGCGCACGCTTCTGTTCAACATCCATAGCGGCGACTGGGACGACGATCTCCTGAAGCTGTTGCGCGTGCCGCGCTCGATGCTCCCTGAGGTGAAGGATTCCTCCGCGAAATTCGGCGAGACCACGCCGGATCTGTTCGGCGGCGCGATCGCCGTATCGGGCATCGCCGGCGACCAGCAGGCCGCGACCATCGGCCAGGCCTGCTTCTCGCCGGGCATGATCAAGTCGACCTACGGCACCGGCTGCTTTGCGCTGCTCAACACCGGCTCGACGCCGGTCGTCTCGAACAACAAGCTGCTCACCACGATTGCCTATCAGCTTGCGGGCAAGCGCACCTATGCGCTCGAAGGCTCGATCTTCGTCGCGGGCTCGGCGGTGCAGTGGCTGCGCGACGGCCTGGGGATCATCAGGCAGGCGGCCGAGACCGGGCCGCTCGCCGACAAGTCGGACTCGATGCAGTCGGTCTATCTGGTGCCGGCCTTCGTCGGCCTGGGCGCGCCCTACTGGAATCCGCGGGTGCGCGGCGCGCTGTTCGGGCTCACCCGCAACACGGGACCTGCGGAGCTTGCCCATGCGGCGCTGGAAAGCGTCTGCTACCAGACGTCGGATCTCTGGGAGGCGATGCGCGCCGACTGGCCGGAGGCGAAGGCCGCCAACATCGTGCTGCGCGTCGACGGCGGCATGACGGCGTCCGACTGGACCATGCAACGGCTCGCCGATCTCCTCAACGCGCCGGTCGATCGCCCGATGATCCAGGAGACCACGGCGCTGGGCGCGGCCTATCTCGCCGGGCTTGCCGCTGATGTCTATCCGGAGCCGCAGAAATTCGCCGACAACTGGCGGCTCGAGCACCGCTTCAAGCCGGCGATGAGCGCCGCCACGCGCGAACGCAAGCTGAAAGGTTGGGCGCGTGCCGTGAAGGGCGTGCTCGCCAGCGACGAGGGGGAAGGCTAA
- a CDS encoding SDR family oxidoreductase: MQGTPFDLTGQVAVITGSSRGIGRASAELLAKLGARVVISSRKADACQEVADGITKAGGDAHVIPCNISRRDEVEALIAGATKHYGKIDILVCNAAVNPYYGPLLDITDEAFDKIMGSNVKSNVWLCAGAIPQMAARGKGSVVIISSIGGLRGSTVIGAYGISKAADFALCRSLAGEWGPKGVRVNCVAPGLVKTDFARALWEDEERLKRRCATTPLRRIGEPHEIAGAVAYLASDASTFMTGQTIVIDGGVTTAAV; this comes from the coding sequence ATGCAAGGCACCCCATTCGATCTCACAGGCCAGGTCGCCGTGATCACCGGATCGAGCCGCGGCATCGGCCGTGCCTCGGCCGAGTTGCTGGCAAAACTGGGCGCCAGGGTGGTGATCTCCTCGCGCAAGGCGGACGCCTGCCAGGAGGTCGCCGATGGCATAACGAAGGCCGGCGGCGACGCCCACGTCATCCCCTGCAACATCTCGCGCCGCGACGAGGTCGAGGCGCTGATCGCGGGCGCCACGAAGCATTACGGCAAGATCGATATTCTGGTCTGCAATGCGGCCGTAAATCCCTATTACGGTCCGCTGCTCGACATCACCGACGAGGCCTTTGACAAGATCATGGGCTCCAACGTGAAGAGCAATGTCTGGCTTTGCGCGGGCGCGATCCCGCAGATGGCCGCGCGCGGCAAGGGCTCCGTCGTCATCATCTCCTCGATCGGCGGGCTTCGCGGGTCGACGGTGATCGGCGCCTACGGGATTTCGAAGGCGGCGGATTTCGCGCTGTGCCGCAGCCTTGCCGGCGAGTGGGGGCCGAAGGGCGTGCGGGTCAACTGTGTGGCGCCGGGCCTGGTGAAGACCGATTTTGCGCGCGCGCTGTGGGAGGACGAGGAGCGGCTGAAGCGCCGCTGCGCCACCACGCCGCTGCGCCGCATCGGCGAGCCGCACGAGATCGCGGGCGCGGTCGCCTATCTCGCCTCCGACGCCTCGACCTTCATGACCGGCCAGACCATCGTCATCGACGGCGGTGTGACGACGGCGGCGGTGTAG
- the pimD gene encoding pimeloyl-CoA dehydrogenase small subunit has product MDFDLSEEQRLLKDSVDGLLTDSYDFEQRKKYMKEKGGWSKAVWGKLAEQGLLGLPFAEADGGFGAGAVETAIVMEALGKALVLEPYLATVVIGGGFLRHGGSAAQKEAYIPAIIDGSKTFAFAQLEKNSRYDLHDVSTSAKKKGDGWVIDGDKFVVINGENADTLIVTARTAGGQRDRTGIGVFLVPANAKGVAKKTYPTQDGLHAADISLTGVEVGADAVIGDPQNGLPLIERVVDEARVALCSEAVGAMDESLKTTVEYLKTRKQFGVAIGTFQSLQHRAADMFVALEQARSMSMFATMAADFDDAKERARAVAAAKVQIGKSAKYVGQQAIQLHGGIGMTMEAKIGHYFKRLTMIENTFGDTDYHLRRVSEAGGLV; this is encoded by the coding sequence ATGGATTTCGATTTGTCCGAGGAGCAGCGCCTTCTCAAAGATAGCGTCGACGGGCTGTTGACCGATTCTTACGATTTCGAGCAGCGCAAGAAGTACATGAAGGAGAAGGGCGGCTGGAGCAAAGCCGTCTGGGGCAAGCTCGCCGAGCAGGGCCTGCTCGGTCTTCCCTTTGCGGAAGCCGATGGCGGCTTCGGCGCCGGCGCGGTCGAGACCGCGATCGTGATGGAGGCGCTGGGCAAGGCGCTGGTGCTGGAGCCTTATCTGGCGACGGTCGTGATCGGCGGCGGCTTCCTGCGCCACGGCGGCTCGGCGGCGCAGAAGGAAGCGTACATCCCCGCCATCATCGACGGCAGCAAGACCTTTGCCTTCGCGCAGCTCGAGAAGAACTCGCGCTACGACCTGCACGACGTCTCGACCTCGGCCAAGAAAAAGGGCGACGGCTGGGTCATCGACGGCGACAAGTTCGTCGTCATCAACGGCGAGAACGCCGACACGCTGATCGTCACCGCGCGCACTGCCGGCGGCCAGCGCGACAGGACCGGCATCGGCGTTTTCCTGGTGCCGGCGAACGCCAAGGGTGTCGCGAAGAAGACCTATCCAACCCAGGATGGCCTGCACGCGGCCGACATCTCGCTCACCGGCGTCGAGGTCGGCGCCGACGCGGTGATCGGCGATCCCCAGAACGGCCTGCCGCTGATCGAGCGCGTGGTGGACGAGGCGCGGGTTGCGCTGTGCTCGGAGGCGGTCGGCGCGATGGATGAATCGCTCAAGACCACCGTCGAGTACCTGAAGACCCGCAAGCAGTTTGGCGTTGCGATCGGCACCTTCCAGAGCCTGCAGCATCGCGCCGCCGACATGTTCGTGGCGCTGGAGCAGGCGCGCTCGATGTCGATGTTTGCGACCATGGCCGCCGACTTCGACGACGCCAAGGAGCGGGCCAGGGCCGTCGCCGCGGCCAAGGTGCAGATCGGCAAGTCGGCCAAATATGTCGGCCAGCAGGCGATCCAGCTCCATGGCGGCATCGGCATGACCATGGAGGCCAAGATCGGCCACTACTTCAAGCGGCTGACCATGATCGAGAACACTTTTGGTGATACGGATTACCACTTGCGCCGCGTCAGCGAGGCCGGCGGCCTGGTGTAG